Proteins from one Alysiella filiformis genomic window:
- a CDS encoding nitroreductase family protein produces the protein MNALELLTTRRSTKTLGLPVPDELQLHTILQAASQVPDHGRLTPWRFVVIQSEAGMSRFRQILLDTVTELNMGDEARAKAEKVGKMAPMVLAVIASPKTGKPEWEQHLSAGCAAYAAQLAANAQGFDNVWLSGLWVNSPLLKAAFDCNEKEKIIALIMLGTATRSPAEPKNTDVQAFTQFW, from the coding sequence ATGAATGCACTTGAATTGCTCACCACGCGCCGTTCCACCAAAACATTGGGCTTGCCCGTGCCTGATGAATTGCAACTGCACACCATTTTACAGGCAGCCAGCCAAGTTCCCGACCATGGGCGTTTAACCCCATGGCGTTTTGTGGTCATTCAAAGCGAAGCAGGCATGAGCCGATTCCGCCAAATTTTGTTGGACACCGTTACCGAGCTGAACATGGGCGATGAAGCCCGCGCCAAAGCCGAAAAAGTGGGCAAAATGGCACCCATGGTGTTGGCGGTGATTGCCAGCCCCAAAACGGGCAAACCCGAATGGGAACAGCATTTGAGCGCAGGTTGCGCGGCTTATGCGGCACAACTGGCGGCAAACGCACAAGGTTTTGATAATGTGTGGCTTTCGGGTTTGTGGGTCAATTCGCCTTTGCTCAAAGCCGCGTTTGATTGCAATGAGAAAGAAAAAATCATCGCTCTGATTATGTTGGGAACGGCAACCCGTTCGCCAGCCGAGCCGAAAAACACCGATGTGCAGGCATTCACGCAAT